In Luteolibacter arcticus, a genomic segment contains:
- a CDS encoding addiction module protein, whose translation MIALAEIRELPLHDKLRMMEALWDGIAPQEDELEVPEWHKEILDHRDRMVVEGKAVFIDWEVAKQQIRDEIS comes from the coding sequence ATGATCGCACTCGCCGAGATCCGCGAACTTCCTCTTCACGACAAGTTGAGGATGATGGAGGCATTGTGGGACGGTATTGCCCCGCAGGAGGACGAGCTGGAAGTGCCGGAATGGCACAAGGAGATCCTGGACCATCGCGACCGAATGGTTGTGGAGGGCAAGGCGGTGTTCATTGATTGGGAAGTCGCCAAGCAGCAAATCCGCGACGAGATTTCATGA